From the genome of Thermovirga sp.:
GAATACGAGATAGATGGAAGCCGATGGATCTGAAGCAGCTGGGCCTTTATTAAAATGTCTCCTCGCCGTCACGGCGAGGAGACAAAAAGCTTCCCTTCGTAACCAGGGGCGCCGGCGCGCCGGTCGATTTACAAAGCGGCGATCGTTTGGACCTCAACCAGGAAGGGTTCCTGGACGAGCCTGTCAACCATCAAAAGGGTGTTGGGAGGATAGACCCCATCGGGGAAGAAGCGCGGAAATTCCCGCTTCCGGTACTCCATGAACTTTGGGATATCCTGGGAGTGAACCAGGTAGGTCGTGAACTGCACGACCTGGTTCCATCCAGCCCCCG
Proteins encoded in this window:
- a CDS encoding RidA family protein, whose protein sequence is MAEIRIYNADTLGKPLGQYSHITRVKAGEFLFISGMLSADGAGNIVGKDDFDAQCTQVFKNIEAALASAGAGWNQVVQFTTYLVHSQDIPKFMEYRKREFPRFFPDGVYPPNTLLMVDRLVQEPFLVEVQTIAAL